The following are from one region of the Sandaracinus amylolyticus genome:
- a CDS encoding esterase/lipase family protein codes for MQTPARWRPEGFDAYRALYPATPAFALPDLATTSEFATRWTAMSKLREEAWPATFAPVVDRIAVVFVRGYLGNWMPGNLMAPTRALRALGIPVVLHRSAAEGPIARNARMLGDAIRRDLPSDRELVIAGHSRGGLEARWLVAHDDELAKRTTVVLTSQTPRGPSPVLESMLLGEHRATLRKPHRRIAEGVQRVGLHAIGAATGGRELTREGIARVVETLARAGDVTRVIQTASWSSVPTTWLDSFHERLGEIAPGRAHDGQFFLDDLVWPGVPHVLLPHLDHAQPAMGGHGFDHVRYWLVMLSLALQLEVSR; via the coding sequence GTGCAGACGCCCGCTCGCTGGCGCCCCGAGGGCTTCGACGCGTACCGCGCGCTCTACCCCGCGACGCCCGCGTTCGCGCTGCCCGACCTCGCGACGACGAGCGAGTTCGCGACGCGATGGACCGCGATGTCGAAGCTGCGCGAGGAGGCGTGGCCCGCGACGTTCGCGCCGGTCGTCGATCGCATCGCCGTGGTGTTCGTGCGCGGCTACCTCGGCAATTGGATGCCGGGGAACCTCATGGCGCCGACGCGCGCGTTGCGCGCGCTCGGCATCCCGGTCGTGCTCCATCGCAGCGCCGCCGAGGGTCCGATCGCGCGCAACGCGCGGATGCTCGGCGATGCGATCCGTCGCGACCTCCCGAGCGATCGCGAGCTCGTCATCGCGGGGCACAGCCGCGGTGGGCTCGAGGCGCGATGGCTCGTCGCGCACGACGACGAGCTCGCGAAGCGCACGACGGTCGTGCTCACGTCGCAGACGCCGCGCGGTCCTTCGCCCGTGCTCGAGAGCATGCTGCTCGGCGAGCACCGCGCGACGCTGCGCAAGCCGCACCGTCGCATCGCCGAGGGCGTGCAGCGCGTCGGTCTCCACGCGATCGGCGCGGCGACGGGCGGACGCGAGCTGACGCGCGAAGGAATCGCGCGCGTGGTCGAGACGCTCGCGCGCGCCGGCGACGTCACGCGGGTGATCCAGACCGCGTCGTGGTCGAGCGTGCCGACGACGTGGCTCGACTCGTTCCACGAGCGGCTCGGCGAGATCGCACCGGGACGCGCGCACGACGGGCAGTTCTTCCTCGACGACCTCGTGTGGCCCGGCGTGCCGCACGTGCTCCTGCCGCACCTCGATCACGCGCAGCCCGCGATGGGCGGTCACGGCTTCGATCACGTACGGTACTGGCTCGTGATGCTCTCGCTCGCGCTGCAGCTCGAGGTCTCGCGATGA
- a CDS encoding fatty acid desaturase family protein, which yields MSAHDPELQDAHLVDDLESSLDAARTETKLSRSAVPRDLLRTATRAGLLRMALEEWAMLALLWIAMSIAPWWCYPVLALLVAGRLHALGILMHDCSHMPMPGSRKDLVVRVLEVLCAYPIATTMNAMRYHHLRHHRDSGMRSDPYFKANLEGRPLMYALNVLRGAVLIPFWTLRVPVGLLAVVWPRARNVYGRVWLQDKSGKDLTHSREVVDCGRAELGQGVFQALVIAAWIAWPREVLFGYVIPVTITGLLAAWRLLQEHNYVRAEDRSLATILATTNDHHIRWVDKLVLAPRNIGHHVAHHLHPQVGLEHLPALRAWYAERFPDRYPRPQ from the coding sequence ATGAGCGCGCACGATCCCGAGCTGCAGGACGCGCACCTCGTCGACGATCTCGAGTCGTCGCTCGATGCCGCCCGCACCGAGACGAAGCTCTCGCGCAGCGCGGTGCCACGCGACCTGCTGCGCACCGCGACGCGCGCCGGGCTCCTGCGCATGGCGCTCGAGGAGTGGGCGATGCTCGCGCTCCTCTGGATCGCGATGAGCATCGCGCCGTGGTGGTGCTACCCGGTGCTCGCGCTGCTCGTCGCGGGGCGCCTGCACGCGCTCGGCATCCTGATGCACGACTGCTCGCACATGCCGATGCCGGGCAGCCGCAAGGACCTCGTCGTGCGCGTGCTCGAGGTGCTCTGCGCATATCCGATCGCGACGACGATGAACGCGATGCGGTACCACCACCTGCGCCACCACCGCGACAGCGGCATGCGCAGCGACCCGTACTTCAAAGCGAACCTCGAGGGCCGCCCGCTGATGTACGCGCTCAACGTGCTGCGGGGCGCGGTGCTGATCCCGTTCTGGACGCTGCGCGTGCCGGTCGGTCTGCTCGCGGTCGTGTGGCCGCGCGCGCGCAACGTGTACGGGCGCGTCTGGCTCCAGGACAAGTCGGGCAAGGACCTCACGCATTCGCGGGAGGTCGTCGACTGCGGTCGCGCCGAGCTCGGCCAGGGCGTGTTCCAGGCGCTGGTGATCGCGGCGTGGATCGCGTGGCCGCGCGAGGTGCTCTTCGGCTACGTGATCCCGGTGACGATCACCGGGCTGCTCGCGGCGTGGCGCCTCCTGCAGGAGCACAACTACGTGCGCGCCGAGGATCGCAGCCTCGCGACGATCCTCGCGACGACGAACGATCACCACATCCGATGGGTCGACAAGCTCGTGCTCGCGCCGCGCAACATCGGGCACCACGTCGCACACCACCTGCACCCGCAGGTCGGGCTCGAGCACCTGCCCGCACTGCGCGCGTGGTACGCCGAGCGCTTCCCCGATCGTTATCCGCGCCCGCAGTGA
- a CDS encoding DoxX family protein: MTKNDARLEVGVVPSAGLLLLRVGVGMTMAIAHGWPKLERFMGPEPRFADPFGLGEVPSLALAIFGELVCGVLIALGLGTRLAAIPFAFTMLVAVFVAHAADPWSDKEHAFLFLVPAIALMITGPGRYSIDAWIAARRRR; the protein is encoded by the coding sequence GTGACGAAGAACGATGCGCGGCTCGAGGTCGGTGTGGTGCCGTCGGCAGGATTGCTCCTGCTGCGCGTGGGCGTCGGGATGACGATGGCGATCGCGCACGGATGGCCGAAGCTCGAGCGCTTCATGGGGCCCGAGCCGCGCTTCGCGGATCCCTTCGGGCTCGGAGAGGTGCCGAGCCTCGCGCTCGCGATCTTCGGTGAGCTCGTGTGCGGCGTGCTGATCGCGCTCGGTCTCGGGACGCGCCTCGCGGCGATCCCGTTCGCGTTCACGATGCTCGTCGCGGTCTTCGTCGCCCACGCCGCGGATCCGTGGAGCGACAAGGAGCACGCGTTCCTGTTCCTCGTGCCGGCGATCGCGCTGATGATCACCGGCCCGGGTCGCTACTCGATCGACGCCTGGATCGCGGCGCGCCGGAGGCGCTGA
- a CDS encoding Hsp70 family protein, which translates to MIEGPVLGIDLGTTNSVVAITDGQHARVLADPEGNRLVPSCVSFTPEGQVLVGHAARERRLVDAENTVYSVKRLIGRPFTSPEVQRARERFAFTIEPSRTGGVQVKVRKGTYALPELSALVLRHLREVAEAALGVECKRAVITVPANFNELQRSATQAAGKVAGLEVLRIIHEPTAATLAYGYGRDKPETIAVYDFGGGTFDITVLDLDRDVFEVVSTAGDTFLGGDDIDLSIAEMMADACTKEHGYDVRGDLQAFERMRAAAEWAKCQLSSVPEAELTLEQLFTKPGGLMRRAETIDFTFRMTADELEARMRPLIARTFDVVADALREAGRRPREIDNVVLVGGSTRIPLVRRMVEEHFGRAPRADIDPDLVVAQGAAIHAWTLAGKPAASIAPGAPPGGRAALRKGTLVSGPRASELPKQPAFAPPPVSVPKPRLVPPPSALASRNVVVPSPASLARPDSMPAPSGDDPFARTSLELGQSSVAVLAPPARVGTTSDSGLLELDDPLARARTTTREGSIAARRPIEVAVPAPIDAPFAEPSARKMVAANVDAPFDLPETARKKPRRDATVPFGIGAPAAIDSPFGDEPASAPTRDALAEGIAALDAPLGLPEPAPLVRDPLDAGMFEVELESVPPEAPPVPPPPARLAPPPPPPPRRPPPPPPPSLPVLEIDEPPPIAIDEFALSPDDFASPPAQDPRLAPHVPELPIASAAPAPLLMDVTPLSLGLETAGGFCAPIVPRNAPVPAEKSRVFSTARDDQEAVELRICQGESTRFADNELLGTLVFDGIRKARRGAVRIDVSFLLDASGILDVRATDLDTGRAQHTRIHLQGGLDPNEIDEMRRRQERELA; encoded by the coding sequence TTGATCGAAGGCCCCGTCCTCGGCATCGATCTCGGAACGACGAACAGCGTCGTCGCGATCACCGACGGGCAGCACGCCCGCGTGCTCGCAGACCCCGAGGGGAACCGACTCGTGCCCTCGTGCGTGTCGTTCACGCCGGAAGGGCAGGTCCTGGTCGGCCACGCGGCGCGCGAGCGACGCCTCGTCGACGCCGAGAACACCGTGTACTCGGTGAAGCGCCTGATCGGGCGCCCCTTCACGAGCCCCGAGGTCCAGCGCGCGCGCGAGCGCTTCGCGTTCACCATCGAGCCGAGCCGCACCGGCGGCGTGCAGGTGAAGGTCCGCAAGGGCACCTACGCGCTGCCCGAGCTGAGCGCGCTGGTGCTGCGACACCTGCGCGAGGTCGCGGAGGCCGCGCTGGGCGTCGAGTGCAAGCGCGCGGTCATCACCGTGCCCGCGAACTTCAACGAGCTGCAGCGCAGCGCGACGCAGGCCGCGGGCAAGGTCGCGGGCCTCGAGGTGCTGCGGATCATCCACGAGCCGACCGCCGCGACGCTCGCCTACGGCTACGGACGCGACAAGCCCGAGACGATCGCGGTCTACGACTTCGGCGGCGGCACGTTCGACATCACGGTGCTCGATCTCGATCGCGACGTGTTCGAGGTCGTCTCGACCGCGGGCGACACGTTCCTCGGCGGCGACGACATCGATCTCTCGATCGCGGAGATGATGGCGGACGCGTGCACGAAGGAGCACGGCTACGACGTGCGCGGCGACCTGCAAGCGTTCGAGCGCATGCGCGCCGCGGCGGAGTGGGCGAAGTGCCAGCTCTCGTCGGTGCCCGAGGCGGAGCTCACGCTCGAGCAGCTCTTCACCAAGCCCGGCGGTCTGATGCGACGCGCCGAGACGATCGACTTCACGTTCCGCATGACCGCCGACGAGCTCGAGGCGCGCATGCGCCCGCTGATCGCGCGCACGTTCGACGTGGTCGCCGACGCGCTGCGCGAGGCGGGACGCAGGCCGCGCGAGATCGACAACGTCGTGCTGGTCGGAGGCTCGACGCGCATCCCGCTGGTGCGCCGCATGGTCGAGGAGCACTTCGGTCGTGCGCCGCGCGCCGACATCGATCCCGACCTCGTGGTCGCGCAGGGCGCGGCGATCCACGCGTGGACGCTCGCGGGCAAGCCTGCGGCGTCGATCGCCCCGGGCGCGCCGCCGGGCGGGCGCGCCGCACTGCGCAAGGGAACGCTGGTGTCCGGCCCGCGCGCGAGCGAGCTGCCCAAGCAGCCCGCGTTCGCGCCCCCGCCGGTGTCGGTGCCGAAGCCGCGCCTCGTGCCGCCGCCCTCGGCGCTCGCCTCGCGCAACGTGGTGGTGCCCTCGCCCGCGTCGCTGGCACGCCCCGACTCGATGCCCGCGCCGAGCGGCGACGATCCCTTCGCGCGCACCTCGCTCGAGCTCGGGCAGAGCAGCGTCGCAGTGCTCGCACCGCCCGCGCGCGTCGGCACCACGTCGGACTCGGGGCTGCTCGAGCTCGACGATCCGCTCGCGCGCGCCCGCACCACGACGCGCGAGGGATCGATCGCGGCGCGCCGTCCGATCGAGGTCGCGGTGCCCGCACCGATCGACGCGCCCTTCGCCGAGCCGAGCGCGCGCAAGATGGTCGCCGCGAACGTCGACGCGCCCTTCGATCTGCCGGAGACCGCGCGCAAGAAGCCGCGACGCGACGCGACCGTGCCCTTCGGCATCGGCGCGCCCGCCGCGATCGACTCGCCCTTCGGCGACGAGCCCGCGAGCGCGCCGACCCGTGACGCGCTCGCCGAGGGCATCGCCGCGCTCGATGCGCCGCTCGGCCTGCCCGAGCCCGCGCCGCTGGTGCGCGATCCGCTCGATGCCGGGATGTTCGAGGTCGAGCTCGAGTCGGTGCCGCCCGAGGCGCCGCCGGTGCCGCCGCCTCCCGCGCGCCTGGCGCCTCCGCCGCCTCCGCCGCCGCGAAGGCCTCCTCCTCCGCCCCCGCCGAGCCTGCCGGTGCTCGAGATCGACGAGCCCCCGCCGATCGCGATCGACGAATTCGCGCTCTCGCCCGACGACTTCGCTTCGCCGCCCGCGCAGGATCCCCGCCTCGCGCCGCACGTGCCCGAGCTCCCGATCGCGAGCGCCGCGCCTGCGCCGCTGCTGATGGACGTCACGCCGCTCTCGCTCGGGCTCGAGACCGCGGGCGGGTTCTGCGCGCCGATCGTTCCGCGCAACGCGCCGGTGCCCGCCGAGAAGTCGCGCGTCTTCTCGACCGCGCGAGACGACCAGGAAGCGGTCGAGCTGCGCATCTGTCAGGGCGAGTCCACGCGCTTCGCCGACAACGAGCTCCTCGGCACGCTCGTGTTCGACGGGATCCGCAAGGCGCGCCGCGGCGCGGTGCGCATCGACGTCAGCTTCCTGCTCGACGCGAGCGGCATCCTCGACGTGCGCGCGACCGATCTCGACACCGGACGCGCGCAGCACACGCGCATCCACCTGCAGGGCGGGCTCGATCCGAACGAGATCGACGAGATGCGCCGTCGTCAGGAGCGCGAGCTCGCCTGA
- a CDS encoding J domain-containing protein, translated as MSNDDRLDQLDYYTLLGVARDASVEDVKRAFRTFARRYHPDRFAGQETEKVARATRIYRRGSEAVQTLSDPTARRAYDAVLAKGELRLKSDARAPVEPAKPARREEPSKPTLQSPTARAFFTKAQDAARAGDLQTAWRQIKAAMQHEPGSPILEQALQKIERAMRGW; from the coding sequence ATGTCGAACGACGACCGCCTCGATCAGCTCGACTACTACACGCTGCTCGGCGTCGCGCGCGACGCGAGCGTCGAGGACGTGAAGCGCGCGTTCCGCACCTTCGCGCGCCGCTATCACCCCGATCGATTCGCCGGCCAGGAGACAGAGAAGGTCGCGCGCGCCACGCGCATCTACCGCCGCGGCAGCGAGGCCGTGCAGACGCTGAGCGATCCCACCGCGCGCCGCGCCTACGACGCCGTGCTCGCCAAGGGCGAGCTGCGCCTCAAGAGCGACGCGCGCGCGCCGGTCGAGCCCGCGAAGCCCGCGCGGCGCGAGGAGCCGAGCAAGCCCACGCTCCAGTCCCCGACCGCGCGCGCGTTCTTCACGAAGGCGCAGGACGCCGCGCGCGCCGGTGATCTCCAGACTGCGTGGCGCCAGATCAAAGCCGCGATGCAGCACGAGCCGGGCAGCCCGATCCTCGAGCAAGCGCTCCAGAAGATCGAGCGCGCCATGCGCGGCTGGTGA